CTTATGGTGGATCTAGAGGTTGCTATCAGAGAGCTTGTTGACGAACTAGATACGGAACTGGATTTCAAACCTGTTAAGGCGAAGGCCCCCGTTAGTGAACTTGTTAGAGAGATGCGGGATGAGAGAGAAAGTCGTTTACTTAGACAGTAGCGTCATTGTTAAGAGGTACATCGAAGAACCCGGTAGCGAATACGTAGGACAGCTATACGTGCAGGCTTACAATGGCTTAATCAAGATATCTTTCAGTCTCTGGAATATCGGTGAAGTACTTGGAGTTCTGGATAAGTCGAGAACAAGAGAGATCATTACAGCTGAGGACTACCAAGTAGTTAAGAAACGATTCTTGAGCGAAACTCTAAGGCTTACTAAGCTTGGGTACCTGGTTACTGTACCAGTTAAATTATCTACGCTTAGAATAGCCTGGAAAATCGTTGAGAAACACCACATATACCAAGCAGATGCGCTACAGATAGCCTCAGCAAAATCAATAAATGCAGACGAGTTCCTAGTCGCAGATAAGAAGCTCCACCAAGTAGCACTAGAAGAAGGATTAAACTCTAGCTACATCACTTAACAAGTCTCCTTCAAGAAGTGAGGAAGAAAAACGA
This genomic window from Zestosphaera sp. contains:
- a CDS encoding type II toxin-antitoxin system VapC family toxin — encoded protein: MREKVVYLDSSVIVKRYIEEPGSEYVGQLYVQAYNGLIKISFSLWNIGEVLGVLDKSRTREIITAEDYQVVKKRFLSETLRLTKLGYLVTVPVKLSTLRIAWKIVEKHHIYQADALQIASAKSINADEFLVADKKLHQVALEEGLNSSYIT